CCGGACAGCGCTTCGACTGTCCGGACCGACTCGGCGAGGACACGAGCCGATACGAGCGTCCGTACGAGAATTCCCGTGCGGAGCCCGGCGGATGATGTCATGAATGTGGCCCGTGTGGCGATTCCTCAGCGCGCTCACGCGGTTTGGTGGCAGTCTGCTGAGCAGTACATACGCTCAGCTAAACAGCCGGAGGTGCAGTTTCCGTGGCGTCCAACGTCAATCCCACCGTCAGGAGACGCCGATTGGGCCTGGAGCTGCGCCGGCTCCGCGAGCTGAAAGGCATGACCGCCGAAGAGGTGGCAGAGCGCCTCCTGGTGTCACAGTCGAAGATCAGCCGCCTGGAGAACGGGCGCCGCTCCATCAGTCAGCGTGATGTCCGCGACCTCTGCGGAGTGTACGAGGTCGACGACCACCGTATCGTCGACTCACTCATGCAAATGGCCAAGGACTCGCGTCAGCAGGGCTGGTGGCATGCCTTCGGCGATATCCCCTACAGCGTCTACATCGGTCTGGAGACGGACGCGGCGAGCCTTCGGGTCTACGAGCCGCAAGTGGTGCCGGGGCTGCTCCAGACCCGGCCGTACGCCGAGTCGCTGATCGCCGGGGCGCTCCCGGAGAGCAGCACCGCCGATATCGAGAAGCGGGTCAGTGTGCGCATGCGCCGCCAGGACCGGGTGCACGCGGAGGAGCTTCCGCTGCGGCTGTGGGCCGTGGTGGACGAGGCCGCGCTCCACCGGATCGTGGGCGGCAAGGCGCTCATGCGCGAACAGCTGGAGTATCTGATCGAGCTGTCCCGGCTGCCGCATGTCACCGTTCAGGTACTGCCGTTCGAGATGGGCGCCCATCCGGGCATCAACGGTCAGTACGCGATCCTTGAATTTCCCGATGCGACCGATTCGAGCGTGGTGTATATCGAAGGCGTCACCAGCGACCTCTATCTGGAGAAGGCCAACGATGTCCACAAGTACACGGTCATGTACGAGCATCTGCGCGCCCAGGCGCTGAATGCCGACCAGTCGCGGGCTTTCATCGAGAACATCGCCAAGCGGTACACGATGCTATGAGGAAGTCCGGGGAATCACTCCGGAAGCCGGTGCGCGGGGGCGCGCAAGGTACACCCCCGCCACCGGCTGCGGAAGGGACGTCCGGAATATGCCATCCGACCGAGTGAAACCATGCCTCACCGGGCAGTTGTGGCGAGTAGCGTCCACCGCATCAAGCACCGGCAAAATCGTTGGTGCACTCACATCACTCGCCGAAGCGGAGCGGAAATGGCAATCATCGAAGGAGCCACGGAGTCCTGGACGAAGTCCTCGTACTCCGGGGGCAACGGGGCTTGCGTGGAAGTCAAGTCCCCGGTCACCCGGGCGATTTCCGTGCGGGACTCCAAGGTCACGGCCGGTGCGGAGCTGACCTTCGTCCCCGGCTCGTGGAACGCGTTCGTGGGCGAGGTGGGCCGGGGCTCGTTCGACCTCGGCTGAGCCACCCGAGCTCGATCGAGCCACCGGAGTAGTACGCGCCCGTCGGCGCGACACTGACAGAGCCCTCTCGACTGGTCCGCCGTCCCGGCCGAGGGGGCTCGGCGCTGTCCGCGGCCTGGTCCGCGGGCTTTTTTCGTATGCGTCTGCCGCACCCTCCTTCACCGTCCACCGCCTGACGAAGTGCCCGCTCATCGTGGGTGCCCCGGTGTGAGCGGGACAACAACCCCGTTGGTCAAGAAGAAGTAAAATCGTTCTGCTTTCTGACTCCTGTTCACATACTTGACCTACTGCCCTCTTGACCGCCCCTCTCCCCCAGGGGTTCAATCCCCGCTAGCCCCCATCCCGTACGGGGGCACCGCTGAACTGACGTCTGACGGAGTGCACTGCCGGTCGTTCACAAGGCGGACCCCAGGAGGGGGCAGATGAACAGTCTCGACTGGACCGTGCTCATCGGCTACTTCGGTGTGATGGTCGCGATCGGGCTCTGGTCGCACAAACGGGTCGACAACGTCAGCGACTTCTTCACCGCGGGCGGCAAGATGCCCTGGTGGCTGTCGGGCATCTCGCACCACATGTCCGGCTACAGCGCGGTGATGTTCACCGGCTACGCCGGTATCGCCTATACCTATGGCGTCACATCCTTCGTGACCTGGTCCCTCCCCATCGCCATCGGCATCTACATCGGTTCCACGCTCTTCGCCCCCCGGCTGAACCGGCTCCGGTCCCGGCTCCATGTGGCCTCTCCGCTGGAGTATCTGAAGAACCGGTACAACCTGAAGACACAGCAGGCCCTCGCCTGGTCCGGCGTGCTGCTGAAGATCGTGGACGTGGGTGCCAAATGGGCGGCCATCGCCACCCTGCTCTCCGTGTTCACCGGTATATCGCTCAACCAGGGCATCCTGATCACCGGTGTGATCACCGGTGTCTACTGCACCATCGGCGGGCTGTGGGCCGACGCCCTCACCGAACTCGGCCAGTTCATCATCCAGTTGTTCGCCGGGCTCGCCATGCTCTTCGCCGTCATGAGGGAACTCGACGGCTTCAGCACCCTGTGGACCATCTGGGACGAGCCCCAGCTCCAGGGCCATGCCGAACCCACCGCCGGCCCCTACACCGTGACCTTCCTCCTCGCGTTCCTCTTCATCAAGACCTTCGAGTACAACGGCGGCATGTGGAACCAGGCCCAGCGGTACATGGCCACCGCCAACGCCCGCGAGGCCACCCGCTCCGCCCGGCTCTCCGCGGTGCTCTGGTTCGTCTGGCCGCTGGTCCTCTTCTTCCCGATGTGGTGCGCGCCGCTGCTGGTGAAGACGGAGAAGCCGGACGCCTCCGACAGCTACGCCCTGATGACCGAGCAACTGCTGCCGCACGGCCTGCTCGGCCTGGTCATCGTCGGTTTCTTCTCGCACACGATGGCCATGTGCTCCTCCGACGCCAACGCCATCGCCGCCGTCTTCACCCGGGACATCGCCCCGGTGCTCTCGAAGAAGGCCCGCTCCTGGACCGAGCAGGCCGGACTGATCGCGGCGCGCTGGTCGACCATCGCGTTCCTGGCCCTGTCGATGGCCATCGCCACCCAGGTCAACTCGCCCACGTTCAAGGACATCATCACCGTCGTGATCAAGTGGGTCGCCGGGCTGATGGGCCCGATCGCCATCCCCTTCATGCTCGGCATGCTCCGCTCCTTCCGCCGCTCGGGACCGACGGCGGCGCTCACCAGCTGGGCCGCCGGGCTGCTCGCCTTCTTCCTGGTCAACTATGAGCTGAACGGCGACCAGCGGACCGATATCGCGCTCCAGTACCAGGTCTCCGTACCGCTGGCGATCTCGCTGGTGCTGTACATCGCGATCGGCTTCCTGAAGCCGGAGAACACGGCGGAACGGGACGCGCTCATCGAACGGATCAACACGGACGGGGACGAGGCCGAGGCGCCGGGGACGGTGCGGCGGTAGCCGCTACGGGGTGCGCTCGGTGTACCGGCCCTCGCCCGGCCAGGGCAGCACGGTGAGGTGCGGCGGCAGATACGGGGACGCCGCCGCACGCACCGCGTCGTCCTCCAGGACCAAGGTGTGGAGCCGGGGGAAGTCCCGGACCCACGCCCAGTACTCCTCGCTGGTGCGTCCCAGCTCCACCCAGACATGGGTGACCCGTTCGGTGTCGAGGTGCTCCGCCACCGCCGACGGATCGGCGCCGCTCGGCAGATGGACCCGTTCCCGGCCGCCGAGGGCCGTCAGCGCGTGGGCGTGCTCGACGCCGGGGACGGTGAAGTAGAGGTCCGCCGGGTCGAGATGGGCGATGACCTCGTCGGCGTAGCGGCGGCAGTCGAAGCGGTACCAGGACCAGACGAGCTGGCTGCGGATGCGGAGCGAGGGGTGGTGCCGGAAGCGGGCGAGGACGGGCAGGGCGGCGTCCGTGCCGATGTAGGAGGCCGCGAGGACGGTGCCGCGCGCCTCGTCGTCCGACAGCCCCTCGGGTCCGGGCAGCAGGCCGAGTGCCAAGGAGCCGCCGAAATTCGAGAGAGCCATGGCGTGCGGCGTGTTCTTCGGGGGAATGATCTCCGCGGTCAGCCCGGTGATCAGGCTCCGGGTCTCCGGATACACCTCGGGGGCCTGCTCCAGACAGGCGAACGCCAGCAGCACCCCGCGGAGGTCGAAGAGCTCGTCGGAGTCCCCCGCCACCAGCCCCCGCAGAATCCGGTCCCGTTCCGCGGGCCGCCCCAGCGCCACCGCCATGCGGACCACGTCCTCCCACTGGTCCCGGTGGGCGTTCTTCAGCAGCAGCGGGAAATCGCCCTCCTCCACCAGGGCCTTCGCCCCCAGATAGTCCTGGAAGGTGCGGTGGACGAAGTCGATCCGGTCGTGGGCGGGTTCGCGGATCAGGCCCGAGCGTTCCAGGAGATGGGTCAGGACCCGGTCGGCGGGGGCGGTCACATGGTGCATCAGCTCCAGGGCGCGTCCCAGTTGGGCCACCGCGTCCGCGCGTTCCATCTCGGCGGTGTCGTTGCGGATCATCCAGTGCGCGAGCCGCTGGAGCAGCAGGATCTGGGTCTCGGAGGAGAGGCTCAGCTCGTCCTGGACGCCGCGTTCGAGGTCGCGGCGTTCGAGGAGCATGCGCAGGGCCGCCTCGTACAGCTCCTTGCGGCTGTGGGGGAGGAAGCCGTTCCGTTCGCGGTGGAGGGCGCAGAGCATGCCGCACATCAGGGGGTTGACGGCGAGACGGCCGAGGTCGGTGCTGACCCGGACGGCGGTCAGGAGGGTGCCGGCGAGGCTGGCGGGGGCCGCTGCGGCGGTGTGCCAGCGGTGGACGAAGCGGGTGACGTCGTCGTGGGACATCGTGGCGAGGGTCAGCTCGGTGAAGCCCTCGGCGGCGAGCCAGTCCGCGTCGACGGCGGAGGGGCGGGCGGTGACCAGCCACAGATTGCCGGGGAAGTCGGCCATCAGCTCGCGCAGCCAGCGGCGGGTGGTCTCGCGTTCGCGCTGCGGGATCTCGTCGATGCCGTCGACGAGGACGAGCGCGCGGCCCGCGCTCAGGACGCGGTCGGTCCAGCCGGGCGGCTCGGCTCCGGCGAGGACGCTGCGGACGGCGCGCAGGAACTCGTCGGGGGTGGGCGGGCGGCCGTCCCTGATGACGCGGCGCAGCGGGAGGACGAAGGGTATCCGGCCGACGAGGTGGTCGAGGTGGTCGCCGAACTCCTCGTACTTCTGCCGGGCCGCCGTGACCGCGAGCCACTGGACGAGGGTGGTCTTCCCGGAGCCCGCGCCGCCGCGCAGCAGCACCCGGTCCCGGCCGGAGAGGGCGCGGTCGGCGGGTCGCGGTACGGAGGTGGTGGCGTCGGCGGCTTCCAGGGAGACATAGGCGGAGTCGAGGTGCCAGGCGCGGGCCTGGCGGAGGTCGAGTCCGTGGATGGTCAGTTCGCTGTGTTTCGCCGCGATGTGGCGGGTGTAGCGGTCCTCGAAGCGGGCGTCCTCGGCGGGCCGGGAGGGGAGCCGTTCGAGCAGCAGATCGGTGAGGGCGACGAGCCGGTCGAGGGTGCGGGTCTGTTCGGTGAGGGTGCGGGGGACGAACGAGGACCGCTGGCTGAAGAAGTTGAGGATGTGGAGCCCGGCGGTGTGGAGCAGGGGCTCGTAGTACGCCTCGGCCGCCGCGGAGAGGTGCCGGGGGCGGGCCAGGCGGGCGGTGAACGCCTCGGGGCCGAGGCGGACGGCCTGGACGTCGTCCATGTCGAGGTCGCCGAGGCTGTGGAGGGCGAGCGCGAGGGCGTCGGCGAGTTCGCGGCGGGTCTCGGGGGACGGGGCCTCGTGGGGGCCGTAGGAGGCGGCGGCGCGGTCGACGAGTTCGGTGGCGAGTCTCCTCAGCTCCTTCTCGCCGAGGGTCCGCCGTTCGCCGCGGAAGGAGACCAGGCCGGATATCCGTACCGGCTTGTCGACGAGGCGGGCGCCGTCGGGCTGGGGGGTGAAGAGCTTGCGGACGAGGGGGGCGACGGCGGTGGACGCGAGTCGGGCGGCGACGGCGGCGGCGGCATCCATGGCGTGATCGTAGAGCGGCGGCGGGGGGCGGGTGCCGGGACCGGCGTATTCGCGTCGGGCCAGGCTGCTCGTACCGGCGCACCGGCGTACCGGCGGGTGCCCGTCCGGTCAGGCCGCCCGTACCGGCGGATGCGCGTCCCGCCAGGTGCGGGTACCCGGCGGGTGCCCGTCCGGGCGGGTGCCGGGACCGGCGGGTGCCCGTCCGATCAGGCCGCCCGTACCGGCGGATGCGCATTCCGCCCACGGAGACACCCGGCGGATGCGCGTCCCGCCAGACCGCGCCCGTACCGGCGGGTGCGCGTCCGGCCAAGCGCCGAGGCACCTGGCGGATGCGCGTCCGGTCAGGCGCGGGGGTAGCGGGCGAGCCAGCCGGGGGCGGCGGCGGTCGGGCCGTGGAGGGCGGGGCCCTGGGTCGTCTCCAGGGCGAAGTCGTCGGCGAGGGCGAGCACGGTGGGGCGGCCCTCCAGTTCGCAGAGCCAGGCCGGGGGCAGGGCCGTCTCCCCGTGCAGGGCGCCGAGCAGGGCGCCCGTGACCGCGCCGGTGACGGTCGAGGCGCCGTCGTGGTTGACGGCGAGCCGCAGCCCGTGGCGCATGTCCTCGCTGACGAGGGCGGCGTAGACAGCGGCGGCGAGATCGGCCCCCGCGTGGGACCCCCCGGCGGGGCCATCCCCGTCGTCCGTGTCGTCCCCGGGGGTGTGGAAGGCGCCGACGCGCCCGGGTCCGGGGACCCCTTCCCGTACGGCGGCGAGCGCGGCCGTGAGCCCTTCGGTGACCTGCTGATGCCCGGGGTGGACGGCCACCAGCGCGAGGGCACGGCGGACGGCCGCCTCCAGGGTCTCGCCCCGGGCGAGGCCGTGCACGATGACGGCGCAGGCACCCGCCGCGAGGAAGGCGGTGGGGTGGCCGTGGGTCTGGGCCGCGCACTCCAGGGCGAGCTGGCAGACCAGTTGGGGTTCCCAGCCGACGAGCAGGCCGAACGGGGCCGAGCGGGCGAGGGCGCCGCCGTCGCGGGCGGTGGGGTTCTTGGGGGCTTCGAGGGTGCCCATGGTGTCGTCGCCGAGGCCGAGCAGACTGGCGCGGGGCGCGGCGCGGCGCGCGTACAGCCACTCCTCCTGGGCCAGCCAGCCGTTGTCCTTGCGGCGTTCGTCGGGGCCCCAGTCGCGCTGGGTCGCGGCCCAGCGCAGATAGGCGCGGTGGACGTCGGTGGGCGGGTGCCAGGCGCCGGTGTCCCGGCGGACCTGGGCGCGGATCAGCCCGTCGACGGTGAAGAGGGTGAGCTGGGTGGCGGCAGTGACGGCGCCGCGGCGGCCGTGGACGGGGACCAGGTCGGTGAGTCCGTCGGGGCCGTGGGTCTCGCGTATCTCCTCGTACGGGAGCGGGTCGACCGCCGCTCCGAGGGCGTCGCCGAGGGCCGCGCCGAGGAGTGCCCCGCGGACCCGGGCCCGGAAGTCCTGCTGTTCGGTTCGCCCCCAGACGGCTGTGGCTGCTGCGCTCACCGCGCGCCCCTCCCTGGACGTGGTCGCTGTGCGGGCCGGCCGTCCGGTGTCGAACCTCTGCCGGAGCAGCACTGTAATCGAACGGGTGTGGTCCGGTCCGGGAGCGGGCGGCCGTCGGTCAGCGCACCACGACGACGTCGCTGCCCACGACGGTGAAGTCCCAGATGCGGTCGCCGTCGGCGGTGCGGACGCGTATCGCGCCGGTCTGCTTGCCGGGGACCGGCTTCGGGGACGAGCCGTCGACGGCCGCGGAGAAGGCGATGGGCAGGCCCTCCTTGGAGCCGGAGAAGTAGACGATGTTCTCGACGGAGACGCCGTCGTTGCCGGTGATGGAGGGCTGGCGGTCGGTGACCCGGTGGGTGCCGAGCGCCGGTTCCACATTGCCGGGCCAGACGGTGAAGGTGCTGACGGGCCTGCCGGAGTGGTCCACCAGCCAGACCCGGTCCCGGCCGAGGGAGTAGACGACCCGCTTGCCGGTGCCGGAGTCCGCGGGCAGGGCGGTGGGCTGCTCGGCGGGCTCACGGGTGCGGTCCTTGGCCTCGGGGGAGCCGCTGGCGCCGGGGGCGGGCTTGCGGGCCGCCGTGTTCTGCGGGGCGGCCTGTCCGGCCTGGACGGCGAGCAGGAGTACGCCGACGAGGGCGGCGGAGGTGAGTCCGGTCACCAGCGCCGCGGACGAGATCTGACGGGCCATCGGGGGTGTGTCTCCTCAACGCGCTCTCCCGCCCCCGGCGGGGGCCGTCACGTCAGGCAGCTTATCCGCTGATGTTCTCCCGGCGGCGGGCGGCCGGGAGCGGCCGGACGCCGGACGTACGCCCCTGACGCGCCCGGCTCACTCGGGCCGCTCCGCGGTGCCGTCCGGCTCCGCGCGCCGGGGTCGCTCCACGGTGCCCCTGCCCGTGCCGGTGCCGGTACCCGCATCCGTGCCCGTGCCCGTGCCGTGTCCGCTGTCGGTTCGGGTGTCGGTGTCCGTCCCGGCGCACGGCTCCCGCCCGGCGCGCCGGCCCCGTTCCGCCCGCTCGGCGCGTTCGGCCCGTTCGGCCTGCTCGGCCCGTTCCCGTTCCGCGCGTTCCGCCCGTTCCGCGCGTTCGCCGATCACCACAGGCCCATGGTCCAGCACAGGCGGGGACCGCAGCTCCGCCCCCGCACCCACCAGCGCGGCAGCCGTGAGCACCACGGCCCCCGCGACCAGCTCCGTCCGCCCGAACCACCACACCACGGACCGCCGCCTTCCCGCTCACGGATGACCGACCACAGCTCCCGCGGCCGCCGGACGGAACAGCACACCGGGCCCACTCCCGCCGGAACGGGCCACCCCGGCACCCGGAGGAACAGCACCGGCCGTTCCCCACCCGCCCGCCGCCGGCTCCAGCATGCCGACAGCGGCACCGCCACCACATCCACCGCGGGGCCGGTCCCCCGCACCGGGAAGTCAGCACCGGGACCGACCCCCGACACGACCCCAGGGGCTTGCACCACCACCGCCCCCGGCGCCGCACAGGACCCGGGTACGGGACCGTGCCCGCACAGGACGGGACGATCCCGGACGAGACGCCCCACAGCAGACCATGACGGGATGAAACGGGACGGGGCGGGGCAGGGCGGCCCGCGGCTAGTCGGTCACCAGGGGCAGCAGCTCCGGCAACTGCCCGTCCGACGCCTCCGCCGCCCGCGTCCGCTCCCCGGGCACCTCCCCGTACAACGTCGTCCGCGACCTCGCAGGCCGCCCGGCCAACTCGGCGATCGCCACCAGATCCCTGACCGAACGGTACGAGCCATAACGAGAACCCGCCATCCGCGAAATAGTCTCCTCCATCAGCGTGCCGCCCAGATCGTTGGCACCGGACCGCAGCATCTCGGCGGCGCCCTCCGCCCCCAGCTTCACCCAGCTTGTCTGGATATTGGTGATGTGGGGGTGCAGCAGCAGCCGGGCCATCGCCGTCACCGCGCGGTTGTCCCGGTCCGTCGGCCCCGGGCGGGCGATCCCCGCGAGATAGACGGGGGCGTTGGTGTGGATGAAGGGCAGCGTGACGAACTCCGTGAAGCCACCCGTCTCCTGCTGGATGCGCGCGAGCGTCCGCAGATGGCCGAGCCAGTGCCGGGGCTGGTCGACATGCCCGTACATCATCGTCGACGAGGAGCGGATGCCCAGCTCGTGCGCGGTGCTGATGACCTCGATCCAGGTCGCGGCGGGCAGCTTGCCCTTGGTGAGCACCCAGCGGACCTCGTCGTCCAGGATCTCGGCCGCGGTGCCGGGCACGGAGTCGAGTCCGGCCTCCTTCGCCGCCGTCAGCCACTCCCGGATGGACAGGCCGGTGCGGGAGGCCCCGTTGACGACCTCCATCGGCGAGAAGGCGTGCACATGGATGCCGGGGACCCGGGTCTTCACCGCGCGGGCGATGTCGAAGTACGCCGTCCCGGGCAGATCCGGATGGATGCCGCCCTGCATGCACACCTCCACCGCGCCCACGTCCCACGCCTGGGCGGCCCGGTCGGCGACCTGGTCCAGGGAGAGGGTGTAGGCGTCCGCGTCCGTGCGCCGCTGCGCGAAGGCGCAGAAACGGCAGCCGGTGTAGCAGACATTGGTGAAGTTGATGTTCCGGGTGACGACATAGGTGACGTCGTCGCCGACGACGTCGCGGCGCAGCTCGTCGGCGATCCGGGTGAGCGCGTCCAGGGCCGGTCCGTCGGCGTGCAGCAGCGCCAGGGCCTCGTCGTCGGTGAGCCGCGTGGGGTCGTCGGCGGCCGTGCGCAGCGCCTGCCGGACGTCGGTGTCGATGCGCTGCGGGACCATCCCGGGCGCGGCGGCCTCGCGCAGGGCGTCCCAGTCCCCGTAGACGGCGTCGAAGTCGTCGCGGCGGTCGTGGGTGCGGCCCTCGGTGTCGATGGTGCGGTGCAGATCGGTGCGGCCCGTGGAGGTGAAGCCCTCGTCCGGCTCCTGCCAGGGCAGCCCGGCGGGGTGGGCCCCGGGGTCGGCGAGTCCGGTGGCCGGGTCGGCGAGCGCCCGTACGTGCGGCAGGACACGGGGGTCGAGCCAGGGCTCGCCCCGGGTGACGAACTCCGGGTAGACACAGAGCCGTTCGGCGAGGCGGAAACCGGCGGCGGCGGAGTGCTCGGCCAGCTCGTCGATCTGCGGCCAGGGCCGCTCGGGGTTCACATGGTCGGGGGTGAGCGGGGAGACCCCGCCCCAGTCGTCGATGCCCGCGCCGATGAGCCGCGCGTACTCGGCGTCCACCAGGTTCGGCGGGGCCTGGAGACAGGCGGCGGGGCCCAGGAGGTGCCGGGCGACGGCGACGGTGGCGACCAGCTCGTCCAGTTCGGCGTCGGGCATGCCGCGCATGGCCGTGTCCGGTTTGGCGCGGAAGTTCTGGAGGATCAGCTCCTGGATGCCGTGGTACGTGCGGGAGACACGGCGGAGCGCGAACAGCGACTCGGCGCGCTCCTCGTGGGTCTCCCCGATGCCGATGAGCAGTCCGCTGGTGAACGGGACGGAGCTGCGCCCGGCGTCCTCCAGCACCCGCAGCCGGACGGCGGGCTCCTTGTCGGGCGAGCCGTGGTGGGGGCCGCCGGGCTCGCTCCACAGCCGGGTGGCGGTGGTCTCCAGCATCATGCCCATGGAGGGGGCGACGGGCTTGAGCCGCTGGAAGTCGGTCCAGGACAGCACACCGGGGTTGAGGTGGGGCAGCAGCCCCGTCTCCTCCAGGATGCGGATGGACATGGCGCGGACATAGGCGATGGTGTCGTCGTACCCCTCGGCCTCCAGCCACTCACGGGCCTCGGGCCAGCGGTCCTCGGGCTTGTCGCCGAGGGTGATCAAGGCCTCCTTGCAGCCCAGCTCGGCCCCGCGGCGGGCGATGGCGAGAACCTCGTCCGGGGACATGAACATGCCGTGCCCGGCGCGGCGCAGCTTCCCGGGGACGGTGGCGAAGGTGCAGTAGTGGCACTTGTCCCGGCAGAGCCTGGTGAGCGGGATGAAGACGCTCTTGGAGTAGGTGATGACCCCGGGGCGGCCCGCGGCTTCGAGTCCGGCGTCGCGCACCCGCGCCGCCGAGCGGCACAGGTCCGTCAGATCACTGCCCCGCGCCTGGAGCAGCACCGCCGCTTCCGTGACGTCGAGGGCGACCCCGTCCCGGGCTCGCCTGAGGGCTCGGCGCATGGCGTTCTCGGTCGGGGGTACGGGTACGTGGTCCGTCATGGAGCCGAGCATACGTACTGATGGGAAGGGTCGGGCCGGGCAGAATCAGCCGGTGGGGAACGGAGGGGGAGGCGTGTCCGAAGAGGCGTCGGGAACCGGGGTGGTCTTCCACGGGGGCGACGGCTGTCCGCTGCGCGCACGGGTGAGCGGCACCGGCCCGCCGGTCGTCCTGCTGCACGGGGGCGGCCCCGACCACCGCAGTCTGCTGCCGCTCGCCGCGCGGCTGTCGTCCGCGTACACCGTGGTCCTGCCGGACGTCCGCGGCTTCGGCCGTTCGCTCTGCGCGCACGAGGAGCGTCACACCTGGTCGGGGTATGCGGCCGACGTGGTCGCGCTGCTGGACCGGCTGGGTCTGGAACGGGCGGTGGTCGGCGGCACCGGGCTGGGCGGCACGGTCGCGCTGCGGACGGCGGTGGAGCACCCGGAACGGGTCCGGGCGGTGGTGGTCGTCAGTGTAGAGGACATCGAGGACGACGCGGCAAAGGAGGCCGAGCGGGTCTTCTTCGAACGGTTCGCGGAGCGGGTGCGCGCCGGGGGCGTGGCGGCGGGCTGGGCGCCGGTGCTGCCCGATCTGGCCCCGCTGATCGGGCATCTGGTCCGGGAGGCGATCCCGCGCGCGGACCCGGCGAGCGTGGCCGCGTTCTGCGCGATCGGACGGGACCGCGCCTTCCGCGAGGTGTCCGATCTCGCGGTGGTCGGGGTCCCGGCGCTGATCGTGCCCGGTACGGACGTCCGCCATCCGACCGAGCTGGCCGAGCGGGTGGCGGCGGTGCTGCCGCGGGGCCGTCTCGCGCCGGTGACGCTGTCGCACGAGCTGCTGACGGCGGAGGATCTGGGGGCGGCGATGGGGCCGGTGGTGGCGGAGTTCCTGGCGGGTCTCGACGGTACGCGCTGACGGGCACCGTGAGCGTCCTCATGGTGGCGGCGGTGCGGCCTGACGCGCGACGCGGGCGGTGCGCGGTGCGGGCGGTGGCCAGGAGAAGCCCGGGGAGGGGCGCCAGGGTCTCTCCCCTGACGCGCCTCTGACGCTCTGCGGCCCCCGGTCCGGCGTCCATCATTTAGTGTCGGCCGAATGGTGCAAGTGGGACGTGCCCAAGGCGGCACCGTCGACATCGAGTTCACGGCCGAGGACATGGCCAGAACGCGGTTCGCCGTCTCTCCGCTGTGGGAGGTGGTGGCCAGTGTCCGGGTTCTCAAGGGCGGGGACGACCAGGGGATGCACCGCCGGTGGGCGGAGCACGTACGGCCGTTGCTCGCGGCGGAACGGCTGGATCTCACCCCGCTCTCCCGGCTGATCGCCGTTCCGGCGGAGTGCGTCCCCTCGTTCCTCGTCCCGCCGCCGACGACTCCGCAGCCGTCCCTGGCGGTGGAGCTGGCGGCGCTGCGGGCCACGCCGCCGGAGCTGCTGCGGACGACGACACCCGGCGTCGAGGCGTGCGTGGGGGAGCTGCGGGCCGACCCGGGGCGGGAGTTGGGGCGGCTCGCCGATCTGATCTCCGCGTACTGGGAGATCGCTATCGCGCCGTTCTGGCCCCGGATGCAGGCGCTGTTCGAGGGGGACATCCTGCACCGGGCCATCCACCTCGCGGAGGGCGGGGCGCGGCGGCTCTTCGACGACTTCGGGCCCCAGGTCACCTGGGACTCGGGGACGCTCCAGCTCATCCGGCGCTCCAGCCGGGGGACGAAGCGGCTGGACGGGCGGGGGCTGCTGCTGGTGCCGTCGGCGTTCGCCTGGCCCCGGATCTTCTCCAACCTGGGCAGCGGGGCGTGGCAGCCGACGCTGCGCTATCCGCCGCGCGGGATCGGCACGCTGTGGGAGCACGGTCCGCGGCCGTGCTCCGACGCGCTGGCGGGGGTGCTGGGACGGAGCAGGGCGCTGCTGCTGGCCGAGTTG
The nucleotide sequence above comes from Streptomyces clavuligerus. Encoded proteins:
- a CDS encoding helix-turn-helix domain-containing protein, giving the protein MASNVNPTVRRRRLGLELRRLRELKGMTAEEVAERLLVSQSKISRLENGRRSISQRDVRDLCGVYEVDDHRIVDSLMQMAKDSRQQGWWHAFGDIPYSVYIGLETDAASLRVYEPQVVPGLLQTRPYAESLIAGALPESSTADIEKRVSVRMRRQDRVHAEELPLRLWAVVDEAALHRIVGGKALMREQLEYLIELSRLPHVTVQVLPFEMGAHPGINGQYAILEFPDATDSSVVYIEGVTSDLYLEKANDVHKYTVMYEHLRAQALNADQSRAFIENIAKRYTML
- a CDS encoding DUF397 domain-containing protein yields the protein MAIIEGATESWTKSSYSGGNGACVEVKSPVTRAISVRDSKVTAGAELTFVPGSWNAFVGEVGRGSFDLG
- a CDS encoding sodium:solute symporter family protein, whose translation is MNSLDWTVLIGYFGVMVAIGLWSHKRVDNVSDFFTAGGKMPWWLSGISHHMSGYSAVMFTGYAGIAYTYGVTSFVTWSLPIAIGIYIGSTLFAPRLNRLRSRLHVASPLEYLKNRYNLKTQQALAWSGVLLKIVDVGAKWAAIATLLSVFTGISLNQGILITGVITGVYCTIGGLWADALTELGQFIIQLFAGLAMLFAVMRELDGFSTLWTIWDEPQLQGHAEPTAGPYTVTFLLAFLFIKTFEYNGGMWNQAQRYMATANAREATRSARLSAVLWFVWPLVLFFPMWCAPLLVKTEKPDASDSYALMTEQLLPHGLLGLVIVGFFSHTMAMCSSDANAIAAVFTRDIAPVLSKKARSWTEQAGLIAARWSTIAFLALSMAIATQVNSPTFKDIITVVIKWVAGLMGPIAIPFMLGMLRSFRRSGPTAALTSWAAGLLAFFLVNYELNGDQRTDIALQYQVSVPLAISLVLYIAIGFLKPENTAERDALIERINTDGDEAEAPGTVRR
- a CDS encoding NACHT domain-containing protein — its product is MDAAAAVAARLASTAVAPLVRKLFTPQPDGARLVDKPVRISGLVSFRGERRTLGEKELRRLATELVDRAAASYGPHEAPSPETRRELADALALALHSLGDLDMDDVQAVRLGPEAFTARLARPRHLSAAAEAYYEPLLHTAGLHILNFFSQRSSFVPRTLTEQTRTLDRLVALTDLLLERLPSRPAEDARFEDRYTRHIAAKHSELTIHGLDLRQARAWHLDSAYVSLEAADATTSVPRPADRALSGRDRVLLRGGAGSGKTTLVQWLAVTAARQKYEEFGDHLDHLVGRIPFVLPLRRVIRDGRPPTPDEFLRAVRSVLAGAEPPGWTDRVLSAGRALVLVDGIDEIPQRERETTRRWLRELMADFPGNLWLVTARPSAVDADWLAAEGFTELTLATMSHDDVTRFVHRWHTAAAAPASLAGTLLTAVRVSTDLGRLAVNPLMCGMLCALHRERNGFLPHSRKELYEAALRMLLERRDLERGVQDELSLSSETQILLLQRLAHWMIRNDTAEMERADAVAQLGRALELMHHVTAPADRVLTHLLERSGLIREPAHDRIDFVHRTFQDYLGAKALVEEGDFPLLLKNAHRDQWEDVVRMAVALGRPAERDRILRGLVAGDSDELFDLRGVLLAFACLEQAPEVYPETRSLITGLTAEIIPPKNTPHAMALSNFGGSLALGLLPGPEGLSDDEARGTVLAASYIGTDAALPVLARFRHHPSLRIRSQLVWSWYRFDCRRYADEVIAHLDPADLYFTVPGVEHAHALTALGGRERVHLPSGADPSAVAEHLDTERVTHVWVELGRTSEEYWAWVRDFPRLHTLVLEDDAVRAAASPYLPPHLTVLPWPGEGRYTERTP
- a CDS encoding ADP-ribosylglycohydrolase family protein; translated protein: MSAAATAVWGRTEQQDFRARVRGALLGAALGDALGAAVDPLPYEEIRETHGPDGLTDLVPVHGRRGAVTAATQLTLFTVDGLIRAQVRRDTGAWHPPTDVHRAYLRWAATQRDWGPDERRKDNGWLAQEEWLYARRAAPRASLLGLGDDTMGTLEAPKNPTARDGGALARSAPFGLLVGWEPQLVCQLALECAAQTHGHPTAFLAAGACAVIVHGLARGETLEAAVRRALALVAVHPGHQQVTEGLTAALAAVREGVPGPGRVGAFHTPGDDTDDGDGPAGGSHAGADLAAAVYAALVSEDMRHGLRLAVNHDGASTVTGAVTGALLGALHGETALPPAWLCELEGRPTVLALADDFALETTQGPALHGPTAAAPGWLARYPRA